Proteins encoded within one genomic window of Macaca thibetana thibetana isolate TM-01 chromosome 3, ASM2454274v1, whole genome shotgun sequence:
- the LOC126950966 gene encoding LOW QUALITY PROTEIN: keratin-associated protein 23-1 (The sequence of the model RefSeq protein was modified relative to this genomic sequence to represent the inferred CDS: inserted 1 base in 1 codon; substituted 1 base at 1 genomic stop codon) — translation MLNSPADISYNCYSGNFSSHXCGGYLRYPGFSCGSSYPSNLVYSTXPLVSQHLTAGLFSLQRLSGDLLGTPWIPDILCSVQHLPDLLLPP, via the exons ATGC TCAACTCTCCCGCCGACATATCCTACAACTGCTACTCTGGAAACTTCTCCTCCC CTTGTGGGGGCTACCTGCGCTACCCAGGCTTCTCTTGTGGCTCTTCCTACCCTAGCAACCTGGTCTACAGCACCTGACCTCTGGTCTCCCAGCACCTGACAGCTGGGCTCTTCTCTCTACAGAGGCTATCAGGAGACCTGCTGGGAACTCCCTGGATTCCAGACATACTGTGTAGTGTCCAGCATCTGCCAGACCTCCTGCTACCGCCCTAG
- the LOC126951703 gene encoding keratin-associated protein 13-4 translates to MSYNCCSGNFSSRSFGGYLHYPGCNPYSTALCSPSICQLGSSLYRNCQKTCWEPTSCRKSCYRRRTSMLCSPCQTTCSRSLGFGSSSCHSQGYGSRSCYSLGSGSSGFRFLKYGGCGFPSLSYGSRFCYPNYLASRAWQSSCYRPICGSRFYQFTC, encoded by the coding sequence ATGTCCTACAACTGCTGCTCTGGAAACTTCTCCTCCCGCTCCTTTGGGGGCTACCTGCACTACCCAGGCTGCAACCCCTACAGCACTGCACTCTGCTCTCCCAGCATCTGCCAGCTGGGCTCCTCTCTCTACAGGAACTGTCAGAAGACCTGCTGGGAGCCCACCAGCTGCCGGAAATCCTGCTACCGCCGCAGGACCTCCATGCTCTGCAGTCCCTGCCAGACGACTTGCAGCAGATCTCTAGGCTTTGGGTCCAGCAGCTGTCACTCCCAGGGCTATGGATCTAGGAGCTGCTACTCGCTGGGAAGTGGATCCAGTGGCTTCAGATTCCTGAAATATGGAGGTTGTGGTTTTCCTTCCCTGAGTTATGGATCCAGATTCTGCTACCCAAACTACTTAGCTTCTAGAGCCTGGCAGTCTTCTTGTTATAGACCAATCTGTGGATCTCGCTTCTATCAATTCACCTGCTAA
- the LOC126951701 gene encoding keratin-associated protein 13-3: protein MSYNCCSGSFPACSCGGYLRYPGSSCGSSYPSNLVYSTDLCSPSTCQLGSSLYRGCQETCWRPNSCQTSCVEFSPCQTSCYYPKTHMLCNSCPTMHVGSRSFGSNSCCSPSCGSRSCSSLGCGSNGFRYLNYRIHVFPSQSYRSRFCYPFRRWFHSSCYQPFCRSGFY, encoded by the coding sequence ATGTCCTACAACTGCTGCTCTGGAAGCTTCCCCGCCTGCTCCTGTGGGGGCTACCTGCGCTACCCAGGATCTTCCTGTGGCTCTTCCTACCCCAGTAACCTGGTCTACAGCACTGATCTCTGTTCTCCCAGCACCTGCCAGCTGGGTTCCTCTCTCTATAGGGGCTGTCAGGAGACCTGCTGGAGGCCCAACAGCTGTCAGACATCCTGTGTGGAGTTCAGCCCCTGCCAGACCTCCTGCTACTACCCCAAGACCCACATGCTCTGCAATTCTTGCCCGACTATGCACGTTGGATCTCGGAGTTTTGGATCCAATAGCTGCTGCTCCCCGAGCTGTGGATCCAGGAGCTGCTCCTCACTGGGTTGTGGATCCAATGGCTTCAGATATCTGAATTATAGAATCCATGTCTTCCCTTCCCAGAGTTATAGATCCAGATTCTGCTACCCATTTAGGAGGTGGTTCCATTCATCTTGTTATCAGCCATTCTGTAGATCTGGTTTCTACTGA